A region from the Metopolophium dirhodum isolate CAU chromosome 9, ASM1992520v1, whole genome shotgun sequence genome encodes:
- the LOC132952730 gene encoding uncharacterized protein LOC132952730 isoform X2, with product MSKSGIEPKASSTAVKSQDQRSLRNYLKNSRNNETFGSTYSDELTDCNLGTKTLSEMSSNKKNLQMDSMYSSFGGQSSLGIFELENMSDIGNIYKRESLQYNIHNNQPVLQRRLSQATQARNTLARASSIKNIVNRNEVNEQNVRSSLINVTNSFKDMLKSNFNDSCSSFSSNDFICGSDFKEKLAETEEINRKEFGSLSESRFDFSLEGEKQSNENASFAANYFAAKSIPVEDLSAIFPKRKNCNNTFTKELKGSHSSFLVPSDIKNNPEDQQAHIGYKTMSSITSWTDSNVSNNLLNLTSLSDISEVLTSKTNSANPKELTEVLLSGDFQSLENCSFISPQKKIASIHETTLELNKSINSEKNYDNKSEICINTSNQYTPNKYNSSNNFNKKQTQTQINKSCHFFFTPKSGYFEDCTLGTSEILDNNIDLSNFSILTNNHDVLTEISLDKSTNISKIVHCNESISRDKLNQSNVQDYRKMSKTLEIGDICIGTYSQAVITLENQLTIEAKYTLYLLDTSLNHINDFKFDENKAIGSNVATIFCSDKTCIIPPLSEASFTVGIIPLVSGSINIYIKLKSDDISQEIYRNIQIHSIEPQVSWINNSFGSIDFGLLPELTKKSLPIKLMNKGTYQVPIKFILNQDNCDDIIQAKAILKPSELWQCDVNMLTTHFSKTNCKLTGRLQVVLDSVEQLSTNYSPLLYCCNLTGRVGFTSISFDQNPLLLQKSGQYSLNGTIEITNNSEIPISLSVLQNNKQCGEFTIQPDKFKLAVKEKIKMNVVFSPSKSINYFNETSICLQVVSSQKQFFFKVNFIESNVEFQQMSSPSSRPISPWSTSSSSAVGRLELESTCSSLIWGSVPSNTKSVQIFTLRNRGLHKEKLHLRIKDNRNCFKLISSGENQVSEMKLLLEPMESQKLSVALISTSNEGQAYGHLILQRQHSNEKRVISLYGYCGHSVIVIRGPFEDNFGNMWLYPNPQLMTSQLSITNSGNTAAFVKFVQENSSEDIIQPDEFILKKGETANVEITIVMSPERLEMLIGQNCSSKVININKISLIYGDEASRMRLSRLWKKNKDKKKIVYLNQQRLDEISNMFNGVHLVNVDHLEDTEKSLPKLWKMGISEDSIVVLMETSNLESLLCDTTTVFSELETTVISRLP from the exons ATGTCCAAATCAGGCATAGAACCCAAAGCTTCGTCTACGGCTGTTAAATCTCAAGATCAACG gtccTTAAGAAATTATCTTAAGAATTCCAGAAACAATGAAACATTTGGTTCAACATACTCCGATGAATTGACCGATTGCAATTTAGGAACAAAAACCTTATCAGAAATgtcaagcaataaaaaaaatttacaaatggATAGTATGTATTCATCATTTGGTGGCCAATCTTCTTTGGGAATTTTTGAACTAGAAAACATGtctg atataggtaatatatacaaaagagaatcattacaatacaatattcataataaccAACCTGTTTTGCAACGTCGTTTAAGTCAAGCTACTCAAGCTAGAAATACTCTTGCTAGAgcaagttcaataaaaaatattgttaata gaaacGAAGTTAATGAGCAGAATGTCAGGTCATCTTTAATAAATGTAACCAATTCATTCAAAGAtat gtTGAAAAGCAATTTTAATGATTCATGCAGTTCATTCTCTAGTAACGATTTTATATGTGGTAGTGACTTTAAAGAAAAATTAGCAGAAACTGAAGAAATCAATCGCAAAGAATTTGGATCATTATCTGAAAGTCGTTTTGATTTTTCCTTGGAAGGAGAAAA GCAGTCCAATGAAAATGCATCATTTGCTGCTAATTATTTTGCTGCTAAAAGTATACCTGTAGAAGACTTATCTGCAATTTTTCctaaaagaaaaaactgtaataACACATTTACAAAAGAGTTAAAAGGAAGTCATTCTTCCTTTTTAGTTCCAAGTGATATTAAAAACAACCCTGAAg ATCAACAAGCACATATAGGTTACAAGACAATGTCTTCAATTACATCTTGGACTGACAGTAATGTATCCAATAATTTGTTGAACTTAACAAGTTTGTCTGATATTTCTGAAGTATTAACATCTAAAACGAATTCAGCTAACCCAAAAGAATTGACCGAAGTATTGCTATCAGGAG attttcaatcTTTAGAAAATTGTAGTTTTATTTCTCCTCAAAAAAAGATTGCAAGTATCCATGAAACAACTTTAGAattgaataaaagtattaactcggaaaaaaattatgataataaaagtgaaatatgtataaatacttCAAATCAGTATACACCAAACAAGTATAATTCatccaataattttaataa GAAACAAACACAAacccaaataaataaaagttgtcattttttttttactcctaAAAGTGGATATTTTGAAGACTGCACATTGGGAACATCAGAGATATTAGACAACAACATTGATCTttcaaatttttctattttaactaataatcaTGATGTTCTGACTGAAATATCTTTAGATAAATCtactaatatttctaaaattgtcCATTGTAATGAATCTATAAGTCGAGataaattaaatcaatcaaacgttcaaGATTAca GAAAAATGAGTAAAACGCTTGAAATTGGTGATATATGTATTGGAACTTACTCTCAAGCTGTAATTACATTGGAAAATCAATTAACCATTGAAGctaaatacacattatatttattggacACATCACTTAAccatattaatgattttaaatttgatgaaaataaagcAATTGGATCAAATGTGGCAACTATATTCTGTTCAGATAAGACTTGCATTATACCACCATTATCTGAAGCTTCATTTACT gttggGATTATTCCTTTAGTTTCTggaagtataaatatttatataaaacttaaaagtgaTGATATATCCCAAGAAATTTATCGTAACATTCAAATTCATTCTATTGAGCCTcaa gtttcaTGGATAAATAACTCTTTTGGCTCTATAGATTTTGGTTTATTACCAGAGTTAACAAAAAAGTCATTACCAATCAAGTTAATGAACAAAGGAACATACCAAGttcctattaaatttattttaaaccag GATAACTGTGATGACATTATTCAGGCTAAAGCCATTCTAAAACCATCTGAATTGTGGCAATGTGATGTGAACATGTTAACAACTCATTTTTCGAAAACTAATTGCAAACTAACTGGTCGTCTTCAagtagttttagattctgtTGAACAATTGTCCACCAATTATTCGCCGTTGCTATACTGTTGCAATTTAACAGGACGTGTTGGTTTTACATCTATCTCTTTTGATCAGAACCCCTTATTATTGCAAAAATCTGGACAGTATTCATTGAATGGTACTATAGAAATAACCAACAATAGTGAAATTCCAATTAGTTTAAGTgtactacaaaataacaaacaatGTGGAGAATTTACAATTCAGCCTGATAAATTCAAATTAGctgttaaagaaaaaattaaaatgaatgttGTGTTTTCCCCATCCAagtcaattaattatttcaa TGAAACAAGTATTTGTTTACAAGTCGTGTCTTCgcagaaacaatttttttttaaagtcaattttattgaatctaatg TTGAGTTTCAACAAATGAGTTCACCATCTTCACGACCTATATCTCCTTGGAGTACAAGTTCATCCAGTgcag TTGGACGATTGGAATTGGAATCTACATGTTCAAGTTTAATATGGGGAAGTGTACCTTCAAATACTAAATCAGTACAAATATTTACCTTACGCAACCGTGGTTTGCATAAGGAAAAATTGCATTTAAGAATAAAAGACAATAGGAATTGTTTTAAG cTGATATCTTCTGGCGAGAATCAAGTATCAGAAATGAAATTGTTACTAGAGCCAATGGAAAGTCAAAAACTGAGTGTAGCACTTATATCAACGTCAAATGAAGGCCAGGCTTATGGTCACTTAATTTTGCAAAGACAACATAGCAATGAAAAACGTGTG attTCATTATATGGTTATTGTGGTCATTCAGTTATTGTAATTCGTGGTCCATTCGAAGACAACTTTGGTAACATGTGGTTGTATCCAAATCCCCAACTTATGACATCTCAATTGTCTATAACAAACTCTGGAAATACTGCTGCATTTGTGAAATTTGTTCAAG AAAACTCATCAGAAGATATAATTCAACCGGACgagtttatattgaaaaaaggaGAAACAGCTAATGTTGAAATTACAATAGTTATGAGTCCAGAACGGTTAGAAATGTTAATTGGACAAAATTGTAGCtcaaaagttattaatataaataaaatatcattgattTATGGTGATGAAGCATCTAGAATGCGTTTATCAAG gctctggaaaaaaaataaagataaaaaaaaaattgtatacctaaatcAACAACGTTTAGATGAAATATCAAACATGTTCAATGGGGTTCATCTTGTTAATGTGGATCATCTTGAAGATACcgag AAATCATTGCCTAAACTATGGAAAATGGGTATAAGTGAAGATAGTATTGTGGTTTTGATGGAAACAAGTAATTTAGAGTCATTATTATGTGATACAACAACAGTTTTTAGTGAACTAGAGACAACTGT AATCAGCAGACTACCCTAG
- the LOC132952730 gene encoding uncharacterized protein LOC132952730 isoform X1, whose amino-acid sequence MSKSGIEPKASSTAVKSQDQRSLRNYLKNSRNNETFGSTYSDELTDCNLGTKTLSEMSSNKKNLQMDSMYSSFGGQSSLGIFELENMSDIGNIYKRESLQYNIHNNQPVLQRRLSQATQARNTLARASSIKNIVNRNEVNEQNVRSSLINVTNSFKDMLKSNFNDSCSSFSSNDFICGSDFKEKLAETEEINRKEFGSLSESRFDFSLEGEKQSNENASFAANYFAAKSIPVEDLSAIFPKRKNCNNTFTKELKGSHSSFLVPSDIKNNPEDQQAHIGYKTMSSITSWTDSNVSNNLLNLTSLSDISEVLTSKTNSANPKELTEVLLSGDLSDDRQLNESYKFPQRRLSTSTRFSYASQNLEHAELYFQSLENCSFISPQKKIASIHETTLELNKSINSEKNYDNKSEICINTSNQYTPNKYNSSNNFNKKQTQTQINKSCHFFFTPKSGYFEDCTLGTSEILDNNIDLSNFSILTNNHDVLTEISLDKSTNISKIVHCNESISRDKLNQSNVQDYRKMSKTLEIGDICIGTYSQAVITLENQLTIEAKYTLYLLDTSLNHINDFKFDENKAIGSNVATIFCSDKTCIIPPLSEASFTVGIIPLVSGSINIYIKLKSDDISQEIYRNIQIHSIEPQVSWINNSFGSIDFGLLPELTKKSLPIKLMNKGTYQVPIKFILNQDNCDDIIQAKAILKPSELWQCDVNMLTTHFSKTNCKLTGRLQVVLDSVEQLSTNYSPLLYCCNLTGRVGFTSISFDQNPLLLQKSGQYSLNGTIEITNNSEIPISLSVLQNNKQCGEFTIQPDKFKLAVKEKIKMNVVFSPSKSINYFNETSICLQVVSSQKQFFFKVNFIESNVEFQQMSSPSSRPISPWSTSSSSAVGRLELESTCSSLIWGSVPSNTKSVQIFTLRNRGLHKEKLHLRIKDNRNCFKLISSGENQVSEMKLLLEPMESQKLSVALISTSNEGQAYGHLILQRQHSNEKRVISLYGYCGHSVIVIRGPFEDNFGNMWLYPNPQLMTSQLSITNSGNTAAFVKFVQENSSEDIIQPDEFILKKGETANVEITIVMSPERLEMLIGQNCSSKVININKISLIYGDEASRMRLSRLWKKNKDKKKIVYLNQQRLDEISNMFNGVHLVNVDHLEDTEKSLPKLWKMGISEDSIVVLMETSNLESLLCDTTTVFSELETTVISRLP is encoded by the exons ATGTCCAAATCAGGCATAGAACCCAAAGCTTCGTCTACGGCTGTTAAATCTCAAGATCAACG gtccTTAAGAAATTATCTTAAGAATTCCAGAAACAATGAAACATTTGGTTCAACATACTCCGATGAATTGACCGATTGCAATTTAGGAACAAAAACCTTATCAGAAATgtcaagcaataaaaaaaatttacaaatggATAGTATGTATTCATCATTTGGTGGCCAATCTTCTTTGGGAATTTTTGAACTAGAAAACATGtctg atataggtaatatatacaaaagagaatcattacaatacaatattcataataaccAACCTGTTTTGCAACGTCGTTTAAGTCAAGCTACTCAAGCTAGAAATACTCTTGCTAGAgcaagttcaataaaaaatattgttaata gaaacGAAGTTAATGAGCAGAATGTCAGGTCATCTTTAATAAATGTAACCAATTCATTCAAAGAtat gtTGAAAAGCAATTTTAATGATTCATGCAGTTCATTCTCTAGTAACGATTTTATATGTGGTAGTGACTTTAAAGAAAAATTAGCAGAAACTGAAGAAATCAATCGCAAAGAATTTGGATCATTATCTGAAAGTCGTTTTGATTTTTCCTTGGAAGGAGAAAA GCAGTCCAATGAAAATGCATCATTTGCTGCTAATTATTTTGCTGCTAAAAGTATACCTGTAGAAGACTTATCTGCAATTTTTCctaaaagaaaaaactgtaataACACATTTACAAAAGAGTTAAAAGGAAGTCATTCTTCCTTTTTAGTTCCAAGTGATATTAAAAACAACCCTGAAg ATCAACAAGCACATATAGGTTACAAGACAATGTCTTCAATTACATCTTGGACTGACAGTAATGTATCCAATAATTTGTTGAACTTAACAAGTTTGTCTGATATTTCTGAAGTATTAACATCTAAAACGAATTCAGCTAACCCAAAAGAATTGACCGAAGTATTGCTATCAGGAG ATTTGTCTGATGACAGACAGTTGAATGAATCATATAAGTTTCCTCAAAGACGATTATCTACTTCCACTAGATTCTCTTATGCTTCGCAAAATCTTGAGCATGCAGAACTAT attttcaatcTTTAGAAAATTGTAGTTTTATTTCTCCTCAAAAAAAGATTGCAAGTATCCATGAAACAACTTTAGAattgaataaaagtattaactcggaaaaaaattatgataataaaagtgaaatatgtataaatacttCAAATCAGTATACACCAAACAAGTATAATTCatccaataattttaataa GAAACAAACACAAacccaaataaataaaagttgtcattttttttttactcctaAAAGTGGATATTTTGAAGACTGCACATTGGGAACATCAGAGATATTAGACAACAACATTGATCTttcaaatttttctattttaactaataatcaTGATGTTCTGACTGAAATATCTTTAGATAAATCtactaatatttctaaaattgtcCATTGTAATGAATCTATAAGTCGAGataaattaaatcaatcaaacgttcaaGATTAca GAAAAATGAGTAAAACGCTTGAAATTGGTGATATATGTATTGGAACTTACTCTCAAGCTGTAATTACATTGGAAAATCAATTAACCATTGAAGctaaatacacattatatttattggacACATCACTTAAccatattaatgattttaaatttgatgaaaataaagcAATTGGATCAAATGTGGCAACTATATTCTGTTCAGATAAGACTTGCATTATACCACCATTATCTGAAGCTTCATTTACT gttggGATTATTCCTTTAGTTTCTggaagtataaatatttatataaaacttaaaagtgaTGATATATCCCAAGAAATTTATCGTAACATTCAAATTCATTCTATTGAGCCTcaa gtttcaTGGATAAATAACTCTTTTGGCTCTATAGATTTTGGTTTATTACCAGAGTTAACAAAAAAGTCATTACCAATCAAGTTAATGAACAAAGGAACATACCAAGttcctattaaatttattttaaaccag GATAACTGTGATGACATTATTCAGGCTAAAGCCATTCTAAAACCATCTGAATTGTGGCAATGTGATGTGAACATGTTAACAACTCATTTTTCGAAAACTAATTGCAAACTAACTGGTCGTCTTCAagtagttttagattctgtTGAACAATTGTCCACCAATTATTCGCCGTTGCTATACTGTTGCAATTTAACAGGACGTGTTGGTTTTACATCTATCTCTTTTGATCAGAACCCCTTATTATTGCAAAAATCTGGACAGTATTCATTGAATGGTACTATAGAAATAACCAACAATAGTGAAATTCCAATTAGTTTAAGTgtactacaaaataacaaacaatGTGGAGAATTTACAATTCAGCCTGATAAATTCAAATTAGctgttaaagaaaaaattaaaatgaatgttGTGTTTTCCCCATCCAagtcaattaattatttcaa TGAAACAAGTATTTGTTTACAAGTCGTGTCTTCgcagaaacaatttttttttaaagtcaattttattgaatctaatg TTGAGTTTCAACAAATGAGTTCACCATCTTCACGACCTATATCTCCTTGGAGTACAAGTTCATCCAGTgcag TTGGACGATTGGAATTGGAATCTACATGTTCAAGTTTAATATGGGGAAGTGTACCTTCAAATACTAAATCAGTACAAATATTTACCTTACGCAACCGTGGTTTGCATAAGGAAAAATTGCATTTAAGAATAAAAGACAATAGGAATTGTTTTAAG cTGATATCTTCTGGCGAGAATCAAGTATCAGAAATGAAATTGTTACTAGAGCCAATGGAAAGTCAAAAACTGAGTGTAGCACTTATATCAACGTCAAATGAAGGCCAGGCTTATGGTCACTTAATTTTGCAAAGACAACATAGCAATGAAAAACGTGTG attTCATTATATGGTTATTGTGGTCATTCAGTTATTGTAATTCGTGGTCCATTCGAAGACAACTTTGGTAACATGTGGTTGTATCCAAATCCCCAACTTATGACATCTCAATTGTCTATAACAAACTCTGGAAATACTGCTGCATTTGTGAAATTTGTTCAAG AAAACTCATCAGAAGATATAATTCAACCGGACgagtttatattgaaaaaaggaGAAACAGCTAATGTTGAAATTACAATAGTTATGAGTCCAGAACGGTTAGAAATGTTAATTGGACAAAATTGTAGCtcaaaagttattaatataaataaaatatcattgattTATGGTGATGAAGCATCTAGAATGCGTTTATCAAG gctctggaaaaaaaataaagataaaaaaaaaattgtatacctaaatcAACAACGTTTAGATGAAATATCAAACATGTTCAATGGGGTTCATCTTGTTAATGTGGATCATCTTGAAGATACcgag AAATCATTGCCTAAACTATGGAAAATGGGTATAAGTGAAGATAGTATTGTGGTTTTGATGGAAACAAGTAATTTAGAGTCATTATTATGTGATACAACAACAGTTTTTAGTGAACTAGAGACAACTGT AATCAGCAGACTACCCTAG
- the LOC132952730 gene encoding uncharacterized protein LOC132952730 isoform X3, translating into MSKSGIEPKASSTAVKSQDQRSLRNYLKNSRNNETFGSTYSDELTDCNLGTKTLSEMSSNKKNLQMDSMYSSFGGQSSLGIFELENMSDIGNIYKRESLQYNIHNNQPVLQRRLSQATQARNTLARASSIKNIVNRNEVNEQNVRSSLINVTNSFKDMLKSNFNDSCSSFSSNDFICGSDFKEKLAETEEINRKEFGSLSESRFDFSLEGEKQSNENASFAANYFAAKSIPVEDLSAIFPKRKNCNNTFTKELKGSHSSFLVPSDIKNNPEDQQAHIGYKTMSSITSWTDSNVSNNLLNLTSLSDISEVLTSKTNSANPKELTEVLLSGENCSFISPQKKIASIHETTLELNKSINSEKNYDNKSEICINTSNQYTPNKYNSSNNFNKKQTQTQINKSCHFFFTPKSGYFEDCTLGTSEILDNNIDLSNFSILTNNHDVLTEISLDKSTNISKIVHCNESISRDKLNQSNVQDYRKMSKTLEIGDICIGTYSQAVITLENQLTIEAKYTLYLLDTSLNHINDFKFDENKAIGSNVATIFCSDKTCIIPPLSEASFTVGIIPLVSGSINIYIKLKSDDISQEIYRNIQIHSIEPQVSWINNSFGSIDFGLLPELTKKSLPIKLMNKGTYQVPIKFILNQDNCDDIIQAKAILKPSELWQCDVNMLTTHFSKTNCKLTGRLQVVLDSVEQLSTNYSPLLYCCNLTGRVGFTSISFDQNPLLLQKSGQYSLNGTIEITNNSEIPISLSVLQNNKQCGEFTIQPDKFKLAVKEKIKMNVVFSPSKSINYFNETSICLQVVSSQKQFFFKVNFIESNVEFQQMSSPSSRPISPWSTSSSSAVGRLELESTCSSLIWGSVPSNTKSVQIFTLRNRGLHKEKLHLRIKDNRNCFKLISSGENQVSEMKLLLEPMESQKLSVALISTSNEGQAYGHLILQRQHSNEKRVISLYGYCGHSVIVIRGPFEDNFGNMWLYPNPQLMTSQLSITNSGNTAAFVKFVQENSSEDIIQPDEFILKKGETANVEITIVMSPERLEMLIGQNCSSKVININKISLIYGDEASRMRLSRLWKKNKDKKKIVYLNQQRLDEISNMFNGVHLVNVDHLEDTEKSLPKLWKMGISEDSIVVLMETSNLESLLCDTTTVFSELETTVISRLP; encoded by the exons ATGTCCAAATCAGGCATAGAACCCAAAGCTTCGTCTACGGCTGTTAAATCTCAAGATCAACG gtccTTAAGAAATTATCTTAAGAATTCCAGAAACAATGAAACATTTGGTTCAACATACTCCGATGAATTGACCGATTGCAATTTAGGAACAAAAACCTTATCAGAAATgtcaagcaataaaaaaaatttacaaatggATAGTATGTATTCATCATTTGGTGGCCAATCTTCTTTGGGAATTTTTGAACTAGAAAACATGtctg atataggtaatatatacaaaagagaatcattacaatacaatattcataataaccAACCTGTTTTGCAACGTCGTTTAAGTCAAGCTACTCAAGCTAGAAATACTCTTGCTAGAgcaagttcaataaaaaatattgttaata gaaacGAAGTTAATGAGCAGAATGTCAGGTCATCTTTAATAAATGTAACCAATTCATTCAAAGAtat gtTGAAAAGCAATTTTAATGATTCATGCAGTTCATTCTCTAGTAACGATTTTATATGTGGTAGTGACTTTAAAGAAAAATTAGCAGAAACTGAAGAAATCAATCGCAAAGAATTTGGATCATTATCTGAAAGTCGTTTTGATTTTTCCTTGGAAGGAGAAAA GCAGTCCAATGAAAATGCATCATTTGCTGCTAATTATTTTGCTGCTAAAAGTATACCTGTAGAAGACTTATCTGCAATTTTTCctaaaagaaaaaactgtaataACACATTTACAAAAGAGTTAAAAGGAAGTCATTCTTCCTTTTTAGTTCCAAGTGATATTAAAAACAACCCTGAAg ATCAACAAGCACATATAGGTTACAAGACAATGTCTTCAATTACATCTTGGACTGACAGTAATGTATCCAATAATTTGTTGAACTTAACAAGTTTGTCTGATATTTCTGAAGTATTAACATCTAAAACGAATTCAGCTAACCCAAAAGAATTGACCGAAGTATTGCTATCAGGAG AAAATTGTAGTTTTATTTCTCCTCAAAAAAAGATTGCAAGTATCCATGAAACAACTTTAGAattgaataaaagtattaactcggaaaaaaattatgataataaaagtgaaatatgtataaatacttCAAATCAGTATACACCAAACAAGTATAATTCatccaataattttaataa GAAACAAACACAAacccaaataaataaaagttgtcattttttttttactcctaAAAGTGGATATTTTGAAGACTGCACATTGGGAACATCAGAGATATTAGACAACAACATTGATCTttcaaatttttctattttaactaataatcaTGATGTTCTGACTGAAATATCTTTAGATAAATCtactaatatttctaaaattgtcCATTGTAATGAATCTATAAGTCGAGataaattaaatcaatcaaacgttcaaGATTAca GAAAAATGAGTAAAACGCTTGAAATTGGTGATATATGTATTGGAACTTACTCTCAAGCTGTAATTACATTGGAAAATCAATTAACCATTGAAGctaaatacacattatatttattggacACATCACTTAAccatattaatgattttaaatttgatgaaaataaagcAATTGGATCAAATGTGGCAACTATATTCTGTTCAGATAAGACTTGCATTATACCACCATTATCTGAAGCTTCATTTACT gttggGATTATTCCTTTAGTTTCTggaagtataaatatttatataaaacttaaaagtgaTGATATATCCCAAGAAATTTATCGTAACATTCAAATTCATTCTATTGAGCCTcaa gtttcaTGGATAAATAACTCTTTTGGCTCTATAGATTTTGGTTTATTACCAGAGTTAACAAAAAAGTCATTACCAATCAAGTTAATGAACAAAGGAACATACCAAGttcctattaaatttattttaaaccag GATAACTGTGATGACATTATTCAGGCTAAAGCCATTCTAAAACCATCTGAATTGTGGCAATGTGATGTGAACATGTTAACAACTCATTTTTCGAAAACTAATTGCAAACTAACTGGTCGTCTTCAagtagttttagattctgtTGAACAATTGTCCACCAATTATTCGCCGTTGCTATACTGTTGCAATTTAACAGGACGTGTTGGTTTTACATCTATCTCTTTTGATCAGAACCCCTTATTATTGCAAAAATCTGGACAGTATTCATTGAATGGTACTATAGAAATAACCAACAATAGTGAAATTCCAATTAGTTTAAGTgtactacaaaataacaaacaatGTGGAGAATTTACAATTCAGCCTGATAAATTCAAATTAGctgttaaagaaaaaattaaaatgaatgttGTGTTTTCCCCATCCAagtcaattaattatttcaa TGAAACAAGTATTTGTTTACAAGTCGTGTCTTCgcagaaacaatttttttttaaagtcaattttattgaatctaatg TTGAGTTTCAACAAATGAGTTCACCATCTTCACGACCTATATCTCCTTGGAGTACAAGTTCATCCAGTgcag TTGGACGATTGGAATTGGAATCTACATGTTCAAGTTTAATATGGGGAAGTGTACCTTCAAATACTAAATCAGTACAAATATTTACCTTACGCAACCGTGGTTTGCATAAGGAAAAATTGCATTTAAGAATAAAAGACAATAGGAATTGTTTTAAG cTGATATCTTCTGGCGAGAATCAAGTATCAGAAATGAAATTGTTACTAGAGCCAATGGAAAGTCAAAAACTGAGTGTAGCACTTATATCAACGTCAAATGAAGGCCAGGCTTATGGTCACTTAATTTTGCAAAGACAACATAGCAATGAAAAACGTGTG attTCATTATATGGTTATTGTGGTCATTCAGTTATTGTAATTCGTGGTCCATTCGAAGACAACTTTGGTAACATGTGGTTGTATCCAAATCCCCAACTTATGACATCTCAATTGTCTATAACAAACTCTGGAAATACTGCTGCATTTGTGAAATTTGTTCAAG AAAACTCATCAGAAGATATAATTCAACCGGACgagtttatattgaaaaaaggaGAAACAGCTAATGTTGAAATTACAATAGTTATGAGTCCAGAACGGTTAGAAATGTTAATTGGACAAAATTGTAGCtcaaaagttattaatataaataaaatatcattgattTATGGTGATGAAGCATCTAGAATGCGTTTATCAAG gctctggaaaaaaaataaagataaaaaaaaaattgtatacctaaatcAACAACGTTTAGATGAAATATCAAACATGTTCAATGGGGTTCATCTTGTTAATGTGGATCATCTTGAAGATACcgag AAATCATTGCCTAAACTATGGAAAATGGGTATAAGTGAAGATAGTATTGTGGTTTTGATGGAAACAAGTAATTTAGAGTCATTATTATGTGATACAACAACAGTTTTTAGTGAACTAGAGACAACTGT AATCAGCAGACTACCCTAG